The Chitinophaga caeni genome segment CGGGCTACAGATGATTGACAAGTGAAGCTAGGGCGGCGTTGTCTGTTCGCCAACATAACAAAAATGCGCATGTCGGCGGCTCGTTGTTTCAGTTATTTAGAAATGTCATAATAAAATCCCTTATTTCTTTCCTTTGTCTTTTATTCGCATGGTCGTCCATGTCATTGTGAATTGTATTTGGCAACTTTATGATAGTAATCCCATACTTTTTCTGTTCTTCTTCTGTCGGCAAGACTCCTTCGTCAGCAGGTTGGTCAGTCGAACGCAATGAATAAACTTTAGGTTCAATTGTTCTCGGTAAAGGCATTCGTCTATTGTCTAACGTAATTATTTTGTCAACTATGCCCGGATATTTTTGAGGAAAAAGTGCACACATATCCGCACCATTGGAATGTCCGATTAGAGTAATATGCTTAAAGTCTAACTCAGGATTTGATTTTTTCAGTTCATTTATAACGAATAGAATATTGTCCACTCCCCGTTCCCAAAAAGGTCGTCTGACAATTTGAGGAATTCCGGTTGAAGGAATTAGGCTGTCTGTGGGAAGTTCGTGCTGAATGCTAACTACAAAGTATCCTTTAGCAGCCAAATACGTTGTTAAATAAGAGTAGTATAAATAATTTCCCCCTTCATTTTGTCCATACCCGTGACTAAAGATTACAATTTTAGGGCTGTCAATGTGAGGCTTATAGAATGCTACTGGGATTTCTCTGCTCCTTGATTGGTCAAATAATGTCAAGGTGTCCAATCCCAAGGTATGAGTCTGGCTTTTGGCTATCTTACTATTTGTCAAACAAGCAGTAAAAAGTAAATATGTCAATAAAACCAGGCAAGTATTTTTGTTCATTTTAAAGTTTTTGGAGTGTAACTTGGCAATGACGGCTTACGGTTTGGGTTTTGCGGAAGGGCTAGAAATAGCGAACCAAAAGTTCAACCTTTGCACTTCTGCAAGCCGAAGCCATTTTTGTTGTCTAATTTACGTTTTTCTGCCAAGAAAAACGGCGAAGGCGAAATAGTAGTACGAAAGTTGATGATTTGACTTTCGGCCCGCCTTCATAAGTGCCTTGTTGGCCGTAGTTTTTTTTAATGGTTCCACAATTTTGCAAATAGTTTTGGACAAATCTTTTTCATACTTTCTGGATTTTCTTCTTGCCAAGTAAATTCAAACTGTGGATATTGTCCTTCTTTGGTTTTGAAATTTTCGTCGTCAATATAGTCATACAAACTCTTTCCTGTTCTTTGTTTAAATGCTTCAAGTGCAACATACCAAAAACTTTCAAAGTCATACATTTCTGCATTTTCATCAACTTCAGTTATCAAGTTGTCCGGATTTTTCTTTGCATTGTAGTAAGCGTCTTTTCCTCTCGATATTACCCAATTTCTGAAATATTCAAATCCATCATCAGAACAACCGCCATTCATTATGTAACCTGCACACCACATTTCAGAATTATAAGTGTCATATAAAAGTTTGTCCGTTCGTAAGCGAAAGCCAATCATTTCTTTTGGTGTCAGTTTGCCAATTTCTTTTATTAAAAATTGCTCTTGTTCGTCTTGGTTTCTTGTGCTTTTTAAAGATTTGTCAATTATTGACCAATACAAATCTTCGTCAAGCATTTCAGCAGTTTTGGTCAATTGAGTTGTGTCTATGTTTGTGTTATTAATTTGTCCACTTTCAGAATTTTCTTTTTTCCCGAAAAGTTTGTCAAATAGTCCCATAAAATTGTCTTTTGAGTTTACACAACTAAATAATGTCAAGGAAATCAATGTTAGTATGAGGGTCTTCATAATATTACTGCCAACGGTCTGCGGCTTTGCGCTCGGGCGGGCTTTTTAGCACTAACCTTGATACGAAGCCGAAAGCTCAAATTTAGCACAAATGTTCATACGAAGCACTTCACCCCGACTCACGCAAAACCGCTGTTATGAGCAGGTTTGTTGTCCGACTGTCAGCAAGACAGTCAGACGACAAACCAACTTTACAACTTCTAATGTGATAACTCTTGGAATTTTTTTCTGAACTCAATAGGGTATTGAATTTTTGGAAAAACTTCCTTTGTTCCTCCCGAACCAACAATTCTGATTGTTCCGTAACCAAGTATTCTTCCTAATATTCCTTGGTCAACATTCACACTCTCAATTTTTGAATGGTTCATTTCAAAAGTCTTTCTACTGATTAAACCCGTCTTGATAATGACACGTTTATTTGTGATTGCAAACTCGTCTGTGTATTTGTCAATAAGCGGTGCAATAAAAAGTGTTAAGACTGCTCTTAAATTGCAGAAAATTATCCAATGATAAGTTGTTTCTAATTCAACTTGTTCATCTTTGATTAAATTGTTGTCAACGTATTTTCCCATTTTGTTTTTCCTTTTATGTCCTACTCGTTTGGCTTTTCGGTGTCGCCCTATTTTTTTAATGGTCGCTGGTCTCCATTTTTAAAAATAAAGGATTGTTGTCAGTCGTGAATGACTGTCAAGACGTGTCAAAATGAAAAGTCGGTGGCTCTCTTGTCTGCCACTTTCCGTTGTAGCGTGTCGTTTTAAACTTGCCCATGACTCTCAAATATACGCTATAATCTTCTACCTGGAAACATACCAAGTACCTTTCTACCAACCTCTATAAACAGTTGTTTTTAAGTGTGTTGCTTTGGTATTGCGAGACTTTTTATATTGCCTATTTTGTATAACTTCCTTAGATTTTTTTTGCAAGTAATACAAAATGCGCAATATAGAAGTTGTTGATTTTTCTGGTTTTGACTTTCGGGACGGCTGGCACAATGATGCTCCAATCATTTGGATGGATTTCAAATACCTAGAGCTTTTTGTAACTTGGTAAAGGCAGGGATTTTACATAATTCGTAACTTATTAAATAAAAGATGTCCCTACTTTACCGGCTTTTCAACAGCTCCCAATCATTTAATTTAACCGGTATCCCTTGCCTTAAGCTGTTATGTACAGCGGCTACTTTATCCGTATGTTTCAACAATTCTTCCACCGTCTCGCGGGGACTAGCTGTTTTAATTTTCACGTCGAAACGGACATTCTTCGCTTGCAGGGGTTCACCTCCCCAATCGGCATTGACAATAATCTCCACTTCGGAAATCTCAACGCCAAAACCTGGCGCTTCCTTATACAGTACATTACAATAAGATGCCCCGATGGACATCAACAATAATTCCTCCCCGCTGAAGCCTATCCCGAGCCCCCCGGCCCTGGGAGTTCTATCAATAGTTACAGCCCTCGGCCCTGCCCAGATGGTAGCGGCGCTGGTGTCATGAATCGTTTTGAGATGTACTTGCATAAGCCAACCTTTTTCTACTCAAAATTTACAAAATTGCCGGGAGAAAAACTAGGCTAATTCATTTCTAAAAATAAAGGCCGGTCCTTAAAAAAGAACCGGCCTTCAAAATATCTGGATTCCGTTGCAGGAATACTATTTTTTACGCTGTTGTTGTTGTGTTTTTTGAATTTCTGCCTGGCGTTTCTGCATTTCTTCTAATTTCTCTGCCCACTTCGATTTCTGCTTCGGCTTCTTCTTATTTTCCTGTATCTGTGCATGGATTTTATCATGGTTGATGATAAATTTCTGGATCACCCATTGCAGCAGGATACTGATCACGTTCGATAAGAAGTAATAGAAGGTCAAGGCTGCTGCCAAACGGTTGAAGATACCGAGTAACATTACCGGGAACACGTAAGGCATAAACTTCATTACCGGGTTGCTCTGATCGGTCATACCACGGT includes the following:
- a CDS encoding PH domain-containing protein translates to MGKYVDNNLIKDEQVELETTYHWIIFCNLRAVLTLFIAPLIDKYTDEFAITNKRVIIKTGLISRKTFEMNHSKIESVNVDQGILGRILGYGTIRIVGSGGTKEVFPKIQYPIEFRKKFQELSH
- a CDS encoding alpha/beta hydrolase, coding for MNKNTCLVLLTYLLFTACLTNSKIAKSQTHTLGLDTLTLFDQSRSREIPVAFYKPHIDSPKIVIFSHGYGQNEGGNYLYYSYLTTYLAAKGYFVVSIQHELPTDSLIPSTGIPQIVRRPFWERGVDNILFVINELKKSNPELDFKHITLIGHSNGADMCALFPQKYPGIVDKIITLDNRRMPLPRTIEPKVYSLRSTDQPADEGVLPTEEEQKKYGITIIKLPNTIHNDMDDHANKRQRKEIRDFIMTFLNN
- a CDS encoding OsmC family protein, with the protein product MQVHLKTIHDTSAATIWAGPRAVTIDRTPRAGGLGIGFSGEELLLMSIGASYCNVLYKEAPGFGVEISEVEIIVNADWGGEPLQAKNVRFDVKIKTASPRETVEELLKHTDKVAAVHNSLRQGIPVKLNDWELLKSR
- a CDS encoding DUF4240 domain-containing protein, with product MGLFDKLFGKKENSESGQINNTNIDTTQLTKTAEMLDEDLYWSIIDKSLKSTRNQDEQEQFLIKEIGKLTPKEMIGFRLRTDKLLYDTYNSEMWCAGYIMNGGCSDDGFEYFRNWVISRGKDAYYNAKKNPDNLITEVDENAEMYDFESFWYVALEAFKQRTGKSLYDYIDDENFKTKEGQYPQFEFTWQEENPESMKKICPKLFAKLWNH